The DNA window CGTTGACGAACGCACGACTGGTCACACCCGACGGAGTCCGGAACGGCTGGCTGCGGGTCGCGGGCGACCGCATCACCGGGATGGGAACGGGAGAGACCCCCGGTGGGGAAGCGTCCACCGACGTCGGCGGCCGGTGGGTGCTTCCGGGCGGCGTGGACGTACACGTGCACGGCGGTGCGGGCGCCGCGTTCAGCGACGCGGACCCGCAGGCGGCGATGCGGATCGTGGAGCACAACCGCTCCCACGGCGTCACCACCCTCCTCGGCGGCCTCGTCGCGGCCTCCCCGGCGGACACCCTGCGCCAGGTCGCGGCTCTGGCGGAACTGTGCGACACGGGCGATCTCGCCGGCATCTACCTGGAGGGCCCCTACATCGCGGCGAGCAAGTGCGGGGCCCACGACCCGGAGCTGCTCCGCGACCCCGACGTGGACGAGTTCTCCCAGATCCTGAAGGCCGGGCGGGGACACGTCCGGATGATCACCGTCGCCCCGGAGCTCCCGGGCGCGCTGGAACTCGTCCGCGCCGCCACGGCGGAGGGCGTGGTCGCCGCCGTCGGCCACACCGAGGCCGACTACGAACAGACACGTGCCGCGTTCGACGCGGGCGCGACCATGGCCACCCACCTGTACAACGCGATGCGGCCGCTGCACCACCGCGAGCCCGGCCCGATCGCGGCGGCCCTCAACGATCCGCGGGTCACGGTGGAACTGATCAACGACGGGGTGCACGTCCACCCGGGCGCGGCCCGCCTGGTGTTCGACACCGCCGGGAGCGAACGCGTCGCCCTGGTCACCGACGCGATGGCCGCCACCGGGCTCGGCGACGGCGAGTACACCCTCGGGAAACTGCGGGTCCTGGTGCGCGACGGCCAGGCGACCGTCGCCGAGACCGGTGCGATCGCCAGCAGTACCATCGTGCTGCCCGACGCGATCCGGCGCGCCGTCCACACCCTGCCCGGGGAGGACGGTGTCGGTCTGGCGGCCGCGGCCCGTTCCGCCACCGCCACCCCGGCCCGCGCGCTCGGTCTGGAGAGGGTTGGCGAACTGGCCACGGGCAACCGCGCCGACCTCCTGCTGCTGGACCCGGAACTGAACGTCGCCGGGGTCATGTACGGGGGCGCCTGGACCCGTCCGCTGTAGCGCCCCGCACCCCCTGCCTCCCAGGGGGCCGGGGTCCATCCGCGTGCGGCTTTTTGGCATCCTCCCGATCATGGACATCGACACGGCTCGCGAGCTCTGGGACCTCGACACCACGTGGCTCAACACGGCACAGGTCGGCGTGCCGCCGCGCCCCGCCCAAGCGGCGCTGGACGCGGCGCTGCACGACTGGCAGCGCGGCTCCCCCGACCCCGCCGGGTGGAGCGCGACGGCGGAGGCCGCCCGGGCCCGCTTCGCCGAACTCACCGGTTCCGAGACCACGGACGTCGCCCAGGGCGCGAGCACCGCGCAGCTGCTGGGGACGGTCGCCTCCTCGGCGCCGGACGGCGCGCGGATCCTCGTTCCCGAGGAGGACTACGCCTCCACGGTCTTCCCCTGGATGGCACAGGCCACACGCGGGGTCGAGGTGCGTCCCGTCCCGCTCGAGGAACTCGCCGGGGCGATCGACGCGGACACGTGGCTGGTGGCGTTCAGCATCGTCCAGTCCGCCACCGGCGAGGTCGCCCCCTGCGGTGAGATCCTGCGTCGGGCCCGGCACCACGGCTGCCTGGTGGTCGGCGACGCCACCCAGGCACTGGGGTGGCTACCGGTGGACGCGACGGACTACGACGCGCTGGTGTGCTCGGCCTACAAGTGGCTGATGGCTCCGCGCGGCCTGGCCTACGGGTACTTCTCGCCGCGGATACGCCCGCTGCTACGGGCGGTGAACGCGGGCCCCGGCGCGGCGGCGGACCCGATGGCGTCGCTGTACACCAGCGACATGCGGCTGGCGCAGGCGGCGTCACGGTTCGACCTCTCGCCCAACTGGTTCGCCGGTGTGGTCGCCGCCGAGTCGATGCGCGTCCTGCTGGAGGTCGGCGTCGACCGCGTCCACGCGCACAACACCGCCGTCGCCAACCGGTTCCTGGAGGTCCTCGGTCTCACGCCCCGGGACTCCGCGATCGTCACCGTCGACGCGCCCGACGGCGCGCGGCGGCTGCAGGAGGCGGGTGTCGCCGCCAGCGAGCGCGGTGGCCGGACGAGGCTGGCGTTCCACCTGTACTCCACCACCGCCGACGCCGAGCGGGCGGCGAAAGCACTCGTGTAACGTTCTCTCCCCGCCCGGCGAGCGAGCTGGCGCGCGGGACGTTCCGACCGCCGGGGCGGGGGCGGACGCGGTGGCCGGGTCAGCCGGTCGCGAGTGTGCGCTCCAGCAGCGGCAGCAGACGGTCCCAGTGCCGTTGGAGACCGGAGGCGCTGAAGGCGGCCGTGTCGGACATGGTGAAACCGTGGACCGTGTCCGGGTAGACCTCGGAGGCGTAGGCGACCCCGGCGGCGTCCAGGGCGCTGTGCAACCGCTGCACGCTCTCCGGGGGCATGGCGTCGTCCTCCTCCGGGAAGCCGAAGTAGCACTCGGCCGCCAGGTTCGGGGCGAGCAGGTGCGGACTGTCGGAGTCGCCAGTGGCCAGAGAGCCGGGGTGGAAAGCCGCGACGGCGGCCACCCGCTCGGGGTTGGCCGCCGCGGTCCGCACGGCCAGGATCCCCCCGAAGCAGTAGCCCACCACCCCGACCGGCCCGGGGCGCACCTCCGGTTGGGCGGCCAGGAAGTCCAGGTAGGCTCCGGCGTCACTGACCGCCTGCTCCGCGGTGAACTCCCGCAACAGGGGCATCACACGCCCGAAGAACGGCTCGCGGTTCTCGGCCACCGTCAGGTCCGGTATCTCGACCACCGGCGCGGCGCCGTGCCGGTGGAAGACGTTGGGGACGAGCACGTAGTAGCCGTGCGCGGCGAGCTGTTCCGCCATCCCGTACAGCACCGGCCGCAGCCCGATGACGTCCATGTACAGGAGTACCGCCGGGTGGCGCTCCCCGTCGTCCGGGAACGCCGCGAACGCGTCGGCCGTACCGCCGGGCGTCGGGATCTCGACCATCGTGGTGGGCATACAGGCTGTTCTCCAGGTATCGGCCGGGCGGGATCCGGCTCCGCGCCCGGTGTCCGTTTGTCGTCGGTCTCCGGCAACCGTAGTACCGGCTCCGGGTGGCCCTCCGCGCGACGCTCCCCGCACCGGACCGGAGGAGCCCCGCCCAAGGCCCGGGAGAACACCCGCACAATGGCACCCATGCACAACCCGACCCTGCACCTGGTCCTGTCCGGAGCCACCACCGCCGGGGAGAGCGCCGCCGACCTCGTCCGCATGCTCAGCGGCGACGGCTGGTCGGTCACCGCCTTCTCCACCCCCATGGGTGAGCGTTTCCACGACCTCGCCGAGATCGCCGAGATCACCGGAACCGAGGCGGCCACCGAGTTCCGCACACCGGGCACCGGCCAACGCGTCCAACCGGCCGACCGCGTCGTGGCCTGTCCTCTCAGCTTCAACTCGACGAACAAGCTGGCGGCCGGTTTCGCCGACACCATGGCGCTGGCGCTGCTGTGCGAGATGATCGGACTGGAGGTTCCCACCGTCGTCGTCCCGAAGGGAAACACCGCCCTGTACAACCATCCGGCCTTCCCGAGAAGCCTCGCCGTTCTGCGGTCGGTTCCCGCGACGACCGTGCTGCACGATCCCGACCGGGGCGTTCCGAGCTGGCGCGAGGTCGTTCGGGCGGCCCGAACAGCACCCACTTGACGAGCAAGCGCGGGGCACCCGAACGGGTCCCGAACATGAAAAGGCCCCTGACCGCTAGGTTCCCTAGCTGGTCAGAGGCCTGATCTCTGGTGGAGGTGGCGGGAATCGAACCCGCGTCCTTCAGTGCCGGCCCAGGTCTTCTCCGGGCGCAGTCCGCTCAGCGTTCTGCTCGGCTCCAGCGTTCTCGCGGACAAGTCGCTGACGAGCCCAGCCACGTGAATGTCCCGAACGGACCCCGTGGCATGATCCGTACGGTAAGTCTCCTAACCGGTGCCGGACAGTGGGCCGGAGACGAGCCCACGCCGACAGAGATGCTATCGCCTAGGCGGCGAGAGCAACCTCAGTGCGCTTAGAGTTGGCACTTGTGTTTAGTGCGAATGCAGGATTTACGAGGTTACAAACGCAACCCTCGGCCCGCTTCACCTGGAACGACTACCGAAGTCGAAGCCAGTCACCCCCTGTGCAATTGTCAATGGACCCGCGGCCCACGAGCAGGAACCGTGTTCCTGCACCTCTCACCGTATCGCGATAACAACCACAGCACCAAGTTCATTCCCGTCCGACGGGAGAACCGGTGCCGGTCCCCACGTAAAGAATCCCCCGCGGGCGCGGATTCAGAGCCATCAACGCTGCCCGCGAGGGCGGTCGGCAGGGTCAGGCCGACCTCGGAAAACAGGGCCTCCCCCGAGATGAGGTCCTGTCCTGTGACTGGTCTCCGCAACCCCCTTTACGGACCCAGTCATAGGGGAAGACGCGTGTAACGCCGCGCAGGGTTGAGCCGCCGCGGAAAAATTGACTTCCTCCCCACGGCTAAAGCCCAATGCCGGGGGATTCCCACCAGCGGGAGTGCTGGCTGGAGAGGTACTTCCTCGCGGGTTCCCTCGGGTTCCTGCTTCGCGGACCGCCTATCGGCGAGGTCTCCACAGGCTGGCACCGCATGCCCTGCGGCGCTAAGGATGTTCATGGCGGCGTTGACGTCGGCGTGGCAGGAGTGTCCGCACCGGGTGCACCGGAAACCCGCTTGGCTCTCGCGGGAGGCCGGGTCCGTGTGCTGGCACTGGTGGCACGTCTGGGACGTGTAGGCCGGGTTGACCTTGGTGACGGTGGTGCCCGTGTAGCGGGCGGCGTTGCGCAGCGCGGTTTCCAGCCGGTGCCACCCCTTGTCGAGGATGGCCCGATTCAGCCCCGCCTTCTGGCTCACCCGCGTGCCGGGTTTTTCGGTGGTGCCGCGCGCGGAGGCGGTCATGCCGCTGGTGTTCAGGTCCTCCAGCACGATGGTGCCGTGTTCGCGGGCGAGCCGGCTGGCTGTTTGGGCGCAGAAGTCGGCGCGCCGGTCCACCGCCCGGGTGGTGATGCGGTTCATCGCGGCGCGGGTCGTGATCCGGTTGGTCGAGTTCTTCTTCTGCCGGGCCAGTGTGCGCTGGAGCCGCAAGTACCGGGTCTTCTCGCCGGTGGTGGCGAACTGCCGGTCGTGGAACTCGCCGTGGCTGGTGGTGGCCGCCACTTTCACGCCCCGGTCGACGCCGACCGGGGCGCCCGGGTGCGACTCGGGGGGTGCGCTGGCCGTCTTCCACCAGCCACGACACGAACCAGTGGCCGCCCTTGCGGGACACGGTCGCCGAGCGGATGGTGCCGCCGATGGGGCGGGACATGCGCAAAGCGACCCAGCCGAGCTTGGGCAGCTTGACCCGCCCCCGTTTGCGGTTCAACCGCTCCACGGCGACCTGCTTGGCGTCGGGGAACCGGAACGAGGGGTTCCACCGGTGCTTGGCCCGCCACCGCACTTTGAAGGTGCCGTGTGTGCGGCAGGCGGCGTCCAGGTCCTTCAGTGTCTGCTGGAGGATGTGCGACGGCGCTGCCTTCAACCACGTCTCTTCGGTCTTGGCCTCGGCCAACTCGCGGGCCTGGAGGTGGTATCCGCAGAACTCCCCGCCGCGGCCCCGGGTGTAGCGGTCGACGTAGACGCGGCGCTGGTCCAGGGCGGTGTTCCACACCGCCCGGCAGATATCACCGAACTCCTGGCACGCGGCTTCCTGTTCGGTGGTGAGTTCAAGCCGGTACCTGCGCCCCGACAGCATGGAACACCTCCCTTCTCAGCGGTTCTTCTGGTTCTCGACGTAGGCGCGGATCTGCTCCAACAGCGCACCACCCACGGTGGCCACGACGTAGGAGTTGGTCCACAAGGTCGGCAACCGCGACTTCAGCGCGGGGAACTCCTCCCGCAACGCCCGGGAGGCGCCCCTTGATGGCCTTGACCAGCCGGTGCACCCCGAACTGGGGATCGACCTCCATCTCCACCAGCCACGCTTCCTTGTCGGAGACGACCTCGGCCGCGATCTCCGTCAGGTGTGTCTCGACACGCCCGTCGAGGACGCGGCACCGGTACTTGGCACACCACACCACGTGGAAGGCGCACTGGAAGGTGGCATTGCTGGTGGAGCGCAGGGTCGCGAACACACAAACACTACACAGCGGACAATTTTATATCGCAAACGTGTTCGAGGGAAACGGCTAACCCCACGGCTGAAGCCGGGGATCTGCGCCGCTAGAAAACACTGATCAGCGGCGGCTCCGGACCGGGTCTCAGCGCGGGGGGTTCCCATCGCCGGCGGACGCGCCGTCGTCAGGACCGGCGTCGGGGGTGCCGGCTTCGGGAGGGTCGGAGGAGAGCCGGGAGCTGTAGCCGTTCGGCATCCGCTGGAGGAACTCGGCGCCCGAAGTGAGGGCGTACTGGTCCCACTGCTGCTCCGGGGGCGCCTCGGCCGTGACGGCGAACGCGAGGTTCCCCTGGTAACCGACGAACCACTGCACCGCCGTGTCCTCGCCGCCCACCTTCTGTTCGACGCTGGCCACCTGGCCGTGTACCGGGTCCGCACCGACGTCGGCGAGGGACGCCTGGCCGTCGGTCACCGCGGAACGCATCATCTTCTGCACTCCCGCGACAGCGTCCTCGTCGAGGTCGCGCTGGGCCCCCTGCTCGTCCTCACCGGTGCCGTCCCCGGTGCTCAGCTTCGGCGGGTGCCAGGTGCCGTCGGCGACGGCACCCGCCGCCAGCGCCATGGCGAGCGGGCTGACCCGCACGCCGTCCTTCCCGACCATGGTGGCGGCCGTCTCCCCGGCCCCGTCGGGAGTGGTGAACGACCCGTTGAACGCCGGTGCCGGCAGGCGCCACGCGGTGCCGATACCGAAGTCCTCGGCGGCCGACTCCAGCGCGTCGGCGCCCACCTCCGGGCCCAGCCCGGCGAACGCCGTGGTGCAGGTGTAGGCGAAGTCCTCGGTGAGGTCCGGGTCCCCCCACAGTTCGGTGCCGTTGGGGTTGGTGAACGTCCGCTCCCCCACGTCGGTGCTCGTGTCGCAGGGGACCTGGTCGCCCGGCTCCGCCGCGCCGGACTCGATGGCGGCGGCGGAGGAGACGATGGTGAACGCCTCTCCGGGGCGGTACTCGCTGGTCAACGCCCCGGTGTTGTCCACGTTGTCGGGTTTGCCGGCGGCGGCGAGGACCTCGCCGTTGCGGACGTCCACCGCTACCAGCTGCCCCTTGCCCGGCATGGTAGCCATCGCGCCCGTGGCGGCCTCCTGGAGGTTCGTGTCCAGGGTCGTGTCCAGGGAGTTGCTTTCCGTTCCCGCCCAGGAGTGCAGCGTGTCGGTGCGCTCTCCGTCCTCTCCCAGGGTGACGACCGCGGTGGTGGCGCTGCCGGCGAGGTGCTGCTGGTAGACGTTCTGCAGCCCGCTCAGCCCCACCGTGTCGCCGGCCTGGTAGGGGCCGGCCACCCGTGAGGAGACCTTGTGCTCGACCGTGCCGGCCACCTCACCGACCACGGACTTCGCGGCCTTCGGTTCCAACCGCATCGCCAGCTCGTTGGTCTCGACACCGGGGATGTCGGTGGCGTCGCTCTCCACCGAGGAGGTGACCTCCTCGTCCCGCAGGAGGATCAGCGGTTGGAACTTCTCCGGCGGCGCGGAACGGACCCGGTTCAGCAGCGGACGCGCGTCCTCGTCCAGAAGGTCGGCGAGCCGGGAGACACCGTCCTCCATGTCCTCCAGCTCGGCGGGAACCACGCCGAACGCCGTGACCTCGTCCTCGGCGACGAGCGGTTGTTCGTTGCGGTCCCTGATCTGGCCGCGGTCCGGGACGTCGTAGCTGACCGCGAGCCGCTCGCCCTCCCCGAGGTCGGGGTGGATCACCTCGGGCGACCAGGCGATCCGCCACCCGTCGGGCCCCTCGTTGAGGGTCATGCTCCCGGTGTAGTTCCACACCGGGTCCCCGATCCCGAGGTCGGCCTCGACGTCGAACTCGGCCGTCGCCGTGTCGCCCTGCGCGTCGATCGGCCCCAGGCCGAACTGCAGGTCCGCCAGGTCGAGCTGGGCGTGCGCCCGTTCCAGTGCCGCGGCCACCTCCTCCGGGTCGCCGTCGGTCCGGTTGGCGGCGGCCTCGTACGCTCCCGCCTGCCAGTCCAGCAGGAACGTACGCACCGCGACCTCGGGACTGGGATTGGTCGCGCATCCGGCGAGTACAGCCACCAGTACGAGACTGGAACCGGCGGCTGACCACCGGCGGAAGTGACGGGGGGACACCGTGGTGATCCTTTCACATCGCCGTTCGGCACCTGAGGGCTGTCCGGAACGCTCGTCCCTCAGCGCCTGCGGCGAAGGGCACGCTCGATGTCGCGTTTCGCCTCGCGTTCGGCGATATCCCGGCGCTTGTCGTGGGTGCGCTTGCCCCGGGCCAGTGCGATCTCCACCTTCGCCTTCCCGTCACTGAAGTACAGCGACAGCGGGACGAGGGTCCGACCGGCCTCCTGGGTCTTTCCGATCAGTTTGGCGATCTCGTCGCTGTGCAGCAGCAGCTTGCGCGGACGGCGGGGTGCGTGGTTGGTCCAGGTCCCCTGGGTGTACTGGGGGATGTGGACGTTCTGCAACCACACCTCCCCGTCCTTCACCAGAGCGAACCCCTCCATGAGGGAAGCCCGGCCGGCACGCAGCGACTTCACCTCGGTGCCGGTCAGGACGATGCCGGCCTCGTAGGTGGCGTCGATGTGGTAATCGTGCCGGGCCCGCTTGTTCTGTGCGACCAGCGTGCGCCCTTTTTCCTTCGGCACTGGGCTCCCTTCCTCTACCGCGCGGTGGTGACGCCGCTTCCCGACGGGGTGGTTTTATACCCGCAGATAACGCCGCAACGTCAGGAACGACGCGACGGTGCACAGCAGGACACCCACGATCACCGACACACCGATGACGTAGAATACCGCGCCCATGTCGAGCATGACGTCGAAGGAGAACCAGCCCTGGATCTTGTCCAGCAGGAAGAACTTCGTCGCCACGATGAACCCGGAGGCGATCACACCGCCGATCAGGCCCGATATGGCGCCCTCCAGCAGGAAGGGCAGCTGGATGTAGAAGTTCGAGGCGCCGACGAGCCGCATGATGCCGGTCTCCCGGCGGCGGCTGTAGGCCGACAGGCGGATCGTGTTCCCGATCAGCAGGGCGGCGGCGGCCAGCTGGACGAAAGCGACGATCAGCGCCGCCCACTTGAGTCCCTCGAGCAGGTTGAAGAACTGTTCCAGGACCTGCTGGTCGTCGGAGACCGTGTCAACGCCGTCCCGGCCCTGCACCAGGTTCTTGACCTGGTCGTAGTTCCCCTGGTCGGTGAGCTGGACCCGGAAGTTGTCCGGGATGTCGCCCTTCTCGGTGGCCGAGGTGAGCGCCTCGTCGTTGGAGAAGCGGTCCTTGAAGTCCTGCCAGGCCTCTTCCTGGTCCACGTAGTCGACGCTGCGCACCGCGTCCGAGGAGGTGAGGTCCTCCTCGATGGCGGAACGCTGCTTGTCGGTCGCGGCCCCGCTCTCCTCACAGGCCTTGGAGGGCGACGTGTCGGTACACATGTACACCGTCAGGGAGACGCGCTCGTTCCAGTAGTCGCGCATCTCGGTGACCTGCTTGTTGATCAGCAATCCGCCGCCGAACAGGGCGAGCGAGATGGCTACCGTGGTGATCACCGCGACGGTCATCGTGAGGTTCCGGCGCAGGCCGATCCAAACCTCGGATGCTACGAATTGTGCTCGCATGATTTGTTAAGGATCCATCCTCAGGGGCTTGGCCTCGCTGCTGGCACCCGCGGGCACAGCTCGACAGCCCTCAGTACGCCTGACCGTAGACGCCACGCGTCTGATCCCGCACGACCACACCCTCTTCGAGCTCGACGACGCGCTTGCGCATCGAATCGACGATGGCGGCATCGTGGGTCGCCATGACAACGGTCGTTCCGGTTCTGTTGATTCGGTCGAGCACCTTCATGATACCGATCGACGTGGCGGGGTCGATGTTTCCCGTGGGCTCGTCGGCCAGCAGGATCTGTGGCCGGTTCACGAACGCACGGGCGATGGCGACCCGCTGCTGCTCCCCGCCGGAAAGCTCGTCGGGCATGCGGTCGCCCTTGCCTTCCAGGCCGACCAGCTCGATAACCTCCGGCACCACCTTACGGATGAAGCGGCGCGGCTTACCGATGACCTCCAGCGCGAACGCGACGTTCTCGAAGACGTTCTTGTTCGGCAGCAGCCGGAAGTCCTGGAAGACACAACCGATGCGGCGCCGCAGGTGCGGCACTTTCCAGTTGGACAGGCGCGCGAGATCCTTGCCCGCAATGTGCACGTTGCCCCTGGTCGGCTTCTCCTCCTTGAGGATGAGCCGCAGCATCGTTGACTTTCCCGAGCCCGACGGACCGACGAGGAAGGCGAACTCCCCCTTGTCGACGTCCACGGAGACTTCCTCCAGGGCGGGACGTTTCTGGGTCGTGTAGACCTTGGTGACGTTGTCGAAGTGAATCACGGGCGCATCACAAGGTTCTCGAGGATTGGGGAAGCCCTGGCGGACACGTGTGTCCGCTCGGGGCACTACCGGCCACAGGGCCAACCGACAGTGTAGAGGCGATCGTAACCCGGAATGTCCAGATCGGCACACACCCCATGCATAACTCTGGGGGGAACGGGGTAGTCCGAGCGCGACCGCCGCCTATGACAGGTCAGCCCCGGCTGCTGATGTAGCAGCGCAACCGATTGTATCGGAAGAGATAACCGAAGATAACATTCACATATATAACCATGCATCTCGGGCGAACCGCCCGGCCCACTACTCCTGGCTGCGCAACCACCGGATCTCGGCGTCGATGAAACCGTCGATCTCGCCGTCGAGCACCGCCGCTGTGTTCCCGGTCTCCATGTGCGTGCGCACGTCCTTCACCGTCTGGTACGGGTGCAGGACGTAGTTACGCATCTGGCTCCCCCAGCTCGACGCGCTCTCCCCGCGCAGCTCGTCGATCTCGGCCTGTTCCTCCCGGCGCTTGCGCTCCAGCAGACGCGCCTGCAGCACCGACATGGCGGTCGCGCGGTTCTGGATCTGGCTCTTCTCGTTCTGGCAGGAGACGACGATGCCGGTCGGGACGTGGGTGATACGCACCGCCGAGTCGGTCGTGTTCACGCTCTGCCCACCCGGACCGGAGGACCGGTAGACATCGATCCGCAGCTCGTTCTCGTCGATGTCGATGTGGTCGCTCTGCTCCACCACCGGCACCACGTCGACGCCGGCGAAGGAGGTCTGGCGCCGCCCCTGGTTGTCGAACGGCGAGATCCGCACCAACCGGTGGACCCCGTGCTCGCCGCGCAGCGTCCCGTAGGCGAACTGCGCCTTGACCGCGAAGGTGGTGGACTTGATCCCGGCCTCCTCGGCGTAGGAGGTGTCGTACACCACCGTCGGGTAACCGTGCCGCTCGGCCCACCGCAGGTACATCCGCTGCAGCATCTGCGCCCAGTCGGCCGCGTCGATACCGCCCGCCTGCGCGTAGATGCTGACCAGTGCCTCGCGCTCGTCGTAGGGACCGCTGAGCAGGGTCCTGATCTCCAGGTCGCCGATGTCGGAACGCAGGCTCTTGAGCTCGCGTTCGGCCTCGGAGAGGGTTTCGCTGTCGCTCTCGGCCGCGGCGAGGTCGTAGAGCACACCGAGGTCGTCGATGCGCTGCCGGAGGTTCTCCACCTTGGAGACCATGGACTCCAGGTGCGCGAGCCTGCGGGTGACCTTCTGCGCGTTCTCCTGGTCGTTCCACAGCTCAGGGTCAGCAGACCGCTCGCGTAGCTCCGCTATCTCGGTGTGCTTGGCGTCCAGGTCCAGCACGGCCTCGACGCTCGCCAACGTGGACGAGAGTTCCTTGATTTTCTCTGCGGGTTCTTGGTCTGCCACGGCCCCAAGTCTAAGGGCGACGCGCTGTTCTCCACCGGGGCCGACCCCACCACGGCCAACGCGCCGCCCGTGCCGGCGGGTGGTGACACCGCACCCGCCGGCACGCTCGGGGTCACTGGTCGCGGGACGCCACCAGCGAACGCACCGAACGCAGCGCCACCGACAGTGTCGCCAGGTCGAACCGCTCCGTCTCCCAGATCTCCGAGAGGGTCTGGACGGCGCGGTCCACGGCGTCGCGGTTGCGTTCGAACCAGTGCGAGCGCAACCGGTCGGGTGCCTCCCCGGCGTCACCGGACAGCAGCACGTTGGCCGTCAGCTCGGCGTGGCAGGCGTAGAGGTCGTCCCGCAGGGCCGAACGCGCCATAGTGTTCCAGCGGTCGTCCCGCGGCAGGGCGATGATCCGTTCCCTCAGCTGGCTGATCTGCAGGTTCTCGGCGAGATCGAAGTAGACCTCAGCCACCTGGCGCAGCGGCCGGTCCGTCCGGTGGGCCACCTCCACCAGGTCGAACGTGGAGTACGCCGGAACCATCGCCGCCACCCGCGTCGCCAGTTCCGTGGGCACCCCCCGGGCCTCGAACCCGTCCCGCCGGCTGGTGAACGCCGCCAGGTCCCGGCCCTGCAGCAGTTCGGGAAGCTGCGGCGCGATCGAGGCCACACCCTCGGTGAAGAACGCGATCTCACCGGAGAGGTCGAACGGTGAGGTCCGGTTGCGCAGCAGCCAACGCGAGCAGCGCTCGGCGAGCTTGCGCGCCTCCAGCAGCATGGTGACCTGGGTGTCGACGCTGAGCTGGTGGTCCAGTTCCTCGACGTCCTGCCAGAAGGTGGGCAGCCCGAACACGTCCTGCACCACCAGGTAGGCGCGGGCGATGTCGGCCGAGTCGGCGCCCAGCTCCTCGTTGAGACGGAACACGAACGTCGATCCGGAACGGTTCACGATCTCGTTCACCACCTGGTTGGTGATGATCTGGCGCGCGAGCGGGTGGTTGGCCATCGCGCCGGAGAAGCGTTCCCGCAACGCGGCGGGGAAGTACTCGGTGAGCGTGTCCCGCAGGTAGGGGTCGGCCGGCAGGTCGGACTCGGCCACCGCGTCCTTGAGGGTCATCTTGGTGTAGGCGAGCAGCGTCGCGAACTCCGGACCGGTGAGGCCGTGTCCGCTGGAGCGGCGGGAGGCGATCGCCTTGTCGTCCGGCAGGAACTCCAGTTTGCGTTTCAGCTGCCCGGCGCGCTCGAGTTTGCGCATGTAGCGGGCGTGGACGTGCAGCATGCCGCCGGCCTGGTGGCGCGAGGCCGCCAACGCGACGTTCTGGGCGTAGTTGTTGTCCAGGGTGAGTTCCGCCACGTCCTCGGTCATCCCGAGGAAGAGGTCGTCGCGTTCCCGCTTGGTCAACCGGCCGGCGGCGACCTCGCGGTCGAGCAGGATCTTGATGTTCACCTCGTGGTCGGAGGTGTCCACACCAGCGGAGTTGTCGATGAAGTCGGCGTTGACCCTGCCGCCGGCGAGCGCGAACTCGATCCGCCCGAGCTGGGTCACGCCCAGGTTTCCGCCCTCACCCACCACTTTGCAGCGCAGGTCCGCGCCGTCCACCCGCAGGGGGTCGTTGCTCTTGTCGCCCACGTCGGCGTTGGTCTCGGTGGAGGCCTTGACGTAGGTACCGATCCCCCCGTTCCACAGCAGGTCCACCGGCGCGGTGAGGACGTACTGGATCAGCTCCAGCGGGGTGAGGGACGTGACCCCCTCGTCGATGCCCAGGGCACGGCGCACCT is part of the Haloactinospora alba genome and encodes:
- a CDS encoding penicillin-binding transpeptidase domain-containing protein, whose amino-acid sequence is MSPRHFRRWSAAGSSLVLVAVLAGCATNPSPEVAVRTFLLDWQAGAYEAAANRTDGDPEEVAAALERAHAQLDLADLQFGLGPIDAQGDTATAEFDVEADLGIGDPVWNYTGSMTLNEGPDGWRIAWSPEVIHPDLGEGERLAVSYDVPDRGQIRDRNEQPLVAEDEVTAFGVVPAELEDMEDGVSRLADLLDEDARPLLNRVRSAPPEKFQPLILLRDEEVTSSVESDATDIPGVETNELAMRLEPKAAKSVVGEVAGTVEHKVSSRVAGPYQAGDTVGLSGLQNVYQQHLAGSATTAVVTLGEDGERTDTLHSWAGTESNSLDTTLDTNLQEAATGAMATMPGKGQLVAVDVRNGEVLAAAGKPDNVDNTGALTSEYRPGEAFTIVSSAAAIESGAAEPGDQVPCDTSTDVGERTFTNPNGTELWGDPDLTEDFAYTCTTAFAGLGPEVGADALESAAEDFGIGTAWRLPAPAFNGSFTTPDGAGETAATMVGKDGVRVSPLAMALAAGAVADGTWHPPKLSTGDGTGEDEQGAQRDLDEDAVAGVQKMMRSAVTDGQASLADVGADPVHGQVASVEQKVGGEDTAVQWFVGYQGNLAFAVTAEAPPEQQWDQYALTSGAEFLQRMPNGYSSRLSSDPPEAGTPDAGPDDGASAGDGNPPR
- the smpB gene encoding SsrA-binding protein SmpB, giving the protein MPKEKGRTLVAQNKRARHDYHIDATYEAGIVLTGTEVKSLRAGRASLMEGFALVKDGEVWLQNVHIPQYTQGTWTNHAPRRPRKLLLHSDEIAKLIGKTQEAGRTLVPLSLYFSDGKAKVEIALARGKRTHDKRRDIAEREAKRDIERALRRRR
- the ftsX gene encoding permease-like cell division protein FtsX, with product MRAQFVASEVWIGLRRNLTMTVAVITTVAISLALFGGGLLINKQVTEMRDYWNERVSLTVYMCTDTSPSKACEESGAATDKQRSAIEEDLTSSDAVRSVDYVDQEEAWQDFKDRFSNDEALTSATEKGDIPDNFRVQLTDQGNYDQVKNLVQGRDGVDTVSDDQQVLEQFFNLLEGLKWAALIVAFVQLAAAALLIGNTIRLSAYSRRRETGIMRLVGASNFYIQLPFLLEGAISGLIGGVIASGFIVATKFFLLDKIQGWFSFDVMLDMGAVFYVIGVSVIVGVLLCTVASFLTLRRYLRV
- the ftsE gene encoding cell division ATP-binding protein FtsE, with the protein product MIHFDNVTKVYTTQKRPALEEVSVDVDKGEFAFLVGPSGSGKSTMLRLILKEEKPTRGNVHIAGKDLARLSNWKVPHLRRRIGCVFQDFRLLPNKNVFENVAFALEVIGKPRRFIRKVVPEVIELVGLEGKGDRMPDELSGGEQQRVAIARAFVNRPQILLADEPTGNIDPATSIGIMKVLDRINRTGTTVVMATHDAAIVDSMRKRVVELEEGVVVRDQTRGVYGQAY
- the prfB gene encoding peptide chain release factor 2; amino-acid sequence: MADQEPAEKIKELSSTLASVEAVLDLDAKHTEIAELRERSADPELWNDQENAQKVTRRLAHLESMVSKVENLRQRIDDLGVLYDLAAAESDSETLSEAERELKSLRSDIGDLEIRTLLSGPYDEREALVSIYAQAGGIDAADWAQMLQRMYLRWAERHGYPTVVYDTSYAEEAGIKSTTFAVKAQFAYGTLRGEHGVHRLVRISPFDNQGRRQTSFAGVDVVPVVEQSDHIDIDENELRIDVYRSSGPGGQSVNTTDSAVRITHVPTGIVVSCQNEKSQIQNRATAMSVLQARLLERKRREEQAEIDELRGESASSWGSQMRNYVLHPYQTVKDVRTHMETGNTAAVLDGEIDGFIDAEIRWLRSQE